The Ochrobactrum sp. BTU1 DNA segment CGCTATGATCGTGGCGGCAAGGCCAACGCTCTCAATGAAGAATCGATTAATGAGCTCATACGAGCGGCGGATGGTTTATCGGCCGACGATAGCGTCCAGGTCGTTATCATTACCGGCACTGAAAGCCGTTTTTCAGGTGGAGTAGATCTTAAGGACGATAATCTATGGCGCAATGATGCCGATGCTACATCTCGTCATCGGGCTATGTCGCTCGGTGGCGTCATGTGTGATCGTTGGCGTTTGTTACCGCAAATCACAATTGCAGCTGTCGAAGGGCCAGCTGTGGGTGGTGGCGGAATTCTGGCCCTTGCCGCAGATTTTCGCGTTATGGCTCAGGGTGCCTTCTTTCAGTTTCCAGAAGTCCGACTGGGCATGACACTGGGCTGGGGCGGACTTCCCTTGTTGTCATCGCTTATAGGCCCGACACGCGCGAAGCGTGTGCTTTTTGCCAATGAGCGGATTGGCGAGCATGACGCGCTCAATATGGGTCTTTGCGACAAGGTTGCTCCATTGGGCGGTGCGGTCGACGCCGCAAAAATTTTTGCGCAGACAATCGCTGAATGCTCGCCGTTGGCTTTGCGGATGACAAAAAGGGCTATTGATCAGCAACACCGCGGCAACTGGGCTGCGCCTTATGAAGCAGATCAGTTTTATCTGGCGAGGTTGATTGCGGAAAGCAACAGCCAGTCGGGTTAACACCGTTATTACTTTGGGAGGAGGAAAACCATGATTATGAATTCAAGGATGCTCATTGGTGCGCTTGCCGCAATGATGCTTGCGAGCCCAGCTTTAGCGGAGCCCGTTCGACTGGGCGTACTGACCGATATGTCCGGTATGAACTTCGACCTTGCGGGGGACGGCTCAGTCGTTGCCGCTAAGATGGCAGTAGAGGATTTTGGGGGCAAGTTGAATGGCGAGCCGATTGAAATCATCGTTGGCGACCATCAAAATAAGCCGGATATCGGTTCCACTCTGGCGCGCAGCTGGATTGATGAGAAGAACGTAAAAGCCATTATCGACGTGCCAACATCGTCGGTTGCGATGGCCGTCCAGGAAATAACACGCAACAAGGATGTGGCATTTCTTGCATCTACTGCGGGCTCCTCGGATCTGACGGGGAAAGCTTGTTCTCCGACAACGGCGCAATGGACCTGG contains these protein-coding regions:
- a CDS encoding enoyl-CoA hydratase/isomerase family protein; translated protein: MAIVDIKSEGAIAVVRYDRGGKANALNEESINELIRAADGLSADDSVQVVIITGTESRFSGGVDLKDDNLWRNDADATSRHRAMSLGGVMCDRWRLLPQITIAAVEGPAVGGGGILALAADFRVMAQGAFFQFPEVRLGMTLGWGGLPLLSSLIGPTRAKRVLFANERIGEHDALNMGLCDKVAPLGGAVDAAKIFAQTIAECSPLALRMTKRAIDQQHRGNWAAPYEADQFYLARLIAESNSQSG